A window from Gemmatimonadaceae bacterium encodes these proteins:
- a CDS encoding cysteine desulfurase, whose amino-acid sequence MPPKSPIYLDHAATTPVRQEVFEAMTPFFGPRFGNPSSSHRWGREARTALDEARERVAACLGAAPDEVCFTSGGTEADNLAVLGGWRLLKAKGRKAVVSSPVEHKAVLQAVHQAAKEGAEERFIEMRANGVVDLEDAARKITGGDTALVSVMWVNNETGVIQPIAELAALTKGSGAVFHTDAVQAYGKVIVDAREIPFDFASVSGHKLGAPKGIGAFFIRRGAAIEPLFFGGSQDRGRRPGTENVAAAVGLARAMELARDEREAHWQSCESMRDELERELLAKIPDAVVHGRGAPRAPHVLHISVPGTDAESLLMALDLQGVAASSGSACQSGSVTPSHVLSAMGVRADIASAAIRLSFGSLNKDEDVARVAELFPALIAKARGLSGVA is encoded by the coding sequence ATGCCTCCAAAGTCCCCGATCTACCTCGACCACGCCGCGACGACGCCGGTCCGCCAGGAAGTCTTCGAAGCGATGACGCCGTTCTTCGGCCCGCGCTTCGGCAACCCCTCCTCCAGCCACCGCTGGGGCCGCGAGGCCCGCACCGCGCTCGACGAAGCCCGCGAGCGCGTGGCCGCCTGCCTCGGCGCCGCCCCGGACGAAGTCTGCTTCACCTCCGGCGGAACCGAGGCCGACAACCTCGCCGTGCTCGGCGGCTGGCGCCTGCTCAAGGCCAAGGGCCGCAAGGCCGTCGTGTCCTCGCCCGTCGAGCACAAGGCGGTGCTGCAGGCCGTGCACCAGGCGGCCAAGGAAGGCGCCGAGGAACGCTTCATCGAGATGCGCGCCAACGGCGTGGTGGATCTTGAGGACGCCGCCCGCAAGATCACCGGCGGCGACACGGCGCTGGTCTCCGTGATGTGGGTGAACAACGAGACGGGTGTCATCCAGCCGATCGCTGAGCTGGCTGCGCTCACCAAGGGTTCGGGCGCCGTCTTCCATACGGACGCGGTGCAGGCCTACGGCAAGGTGATTGTCGACGCGCGTGAGATCCCGTTCGACTTCGCCTCGGTCAGCGGCCACAAGCTCGGCGCGCCCAAGGGTATCGGCGCCTTCTTCATCAGGCGTGGCGCGGCCATCGAGCCGCTGTTCTTTGGCGGGTCGCAGGATCGCGGACGTCGCCCCGGCACGGAGAACGTGGCCGCCGCCGTCGGCCTCGCCCGTGCGATGGAGCTCGCCCGCGACGAGCGCGAGGCGCATTGGCAGAGCTGTGAGTCGATGCGCGATGAGCTCGAGCGCGAACTGCTGGCCAAGATCCCCGATGCCGTCGTGCACGGCCGCGGCGCGCCGCGCGCCCCGCACGTGCTGCACATCTCCGTGCCCGGCACGGACGCCGAGTCGCTGTTGATGGCGCTCGACCTCCAGGGTGTCGCCGCCTCGAGCGGCTCGGCCTGCCAGAGTGGGAGCGTCACGCCGTCGCACGTGTTGAGCGCGATGGGTGTGCGCGCCGACATCGCATCTGCGGCGATCCGCCTCAGCTTCGGCAGCCTGAACAAGGACGAGGACGTGGCGCGGGTGGCCGAGCTGTTCCCGGCCCTAATCGCCAAGGCGCGCGGACTGAGCGGCGTGGCGTAG
- a CDS encoding YraN family protein: MQAELRPIPPYVLLIVALAALAFAAWLALAVRRWWKAQILAERMDRAASGERRAERWLEAQGYRVLQRQLSKRSLMHIDGRVAEYDVRADLLVQMGDERVIVEVKTGEAADPRLPATRRQLREYAAVFGVERVFLFDASRDRLHRVEFPETLAE, encoded by the coding sequence ATGCAAGCCGAGCTCAGGCCCATTCCGCCCTACGTCCTCCTCATCGTCGCGCTCGCCGCGCTGGCCTTCGCCGCCTGGCTGGCCCTCGCGGTCCGGCGATGGTGGAAGGCGCAGATCCTCGCCGAGCGGATGGACCGGGCCGCCAGCGGCGAACGGCGCGCCGAGCGTTGGTTGGAGGCCCAGGGCTACCGGGTGCTGCAGCGCCAGCTCAGCAAGCGATCCTTAATGCACATCGACGGCCGCGTGGCCGAGTACGACGTCCGCGCCGACTTGCTAGTCCAGATGGGTGACGAGCGCGTGATTGTCGAGGTGAAGACGGGCGAGGCGGCGGACCCACGGCTGCCTGCCACTCGACGGCAACTGCGCGAGTATGCGGCGGTGTTCGGCGTCGAGCGGGTGTTCCTGTTTGACGCCTCCCGCGACCGCCTCCACCGCGTCGAGTTCCCGGAGACTCTGGCGGAGTAG
- a CDS encoding alpha/beta hydrolase produces the protein MKQLRLLFIVLGVIVATLWGVLAWRTPETRDITTVTRSDAQGEYIQLSDGVTHYDLGGPDTARTVVLVHGFSVPMYIWDSTAVALRDAGYRVLRYDLFGRGLSDRPDASYDGTFHANQLKELLDSLGIREPVDVVGLSFGGPVSAYFTTQHRARVRTLTLMDPATERASPPGWLAWPVVGHWVWQVTRAPNAAQGQPSDFLHPERFPEWVSRYEPQMQYKGFGRALRRSVLNTGASNIDSLYDAVGRTGVPAMLIWGKQDNTTPIAAADQLIPRIPGIVFLPVDSAGHLPAMEQGGVVHPAMLAFFAAH, from the coding sequence ATGAAACAACTTCGACTGCTGTTCATCGTGCTGGGGGTCATCGTCGCCACGCTCTGGGGCGTGCTTGCCTGGCGGACTCCCGAGACCCGCGACATCACGACCGTCACGCGCTCCGACGCGCAGGGCGAGTACATCCAGTTGAGTGATGGCGTGACGCACTACGACCTCGGCGGGCCGGACACGGCGCGCACCGTGGTGCTGGTGCACGGCTTCTCCGTGCCGATGTACATCTGGGACTCGACGGCGGTCGCGTTGCGCGACGCGGGGTATCGCGTGCTGCGCTACGATCTGTTCGGGCGCGGACTGTCGGACCGTCCGGATGCTTCGTATGACGGGACCTTCCACGCAAACCAGTTGAAGGAGTTGCTGGACTCGCTGGGCATCCGCGAGCCGGTGGATGTGGTGGGGCTCTCGTTTGGCGGGCCGGTGAGCGCGTACTTCACGACGCAGCATCGTGCGCGGGTGCGGACGTTGACGTTGATGGATCCCGCCACAGAGCGCGCCTCGCCGCCGGGTTGGCTCGCGTGGCCGGTGGTCGGGCATTGGGTGTGGCAGGTGACGCGCGCTCCGAATGCCGCGCAGGGTCAGCCGTCGGACTTCCTGCATCCCGAGCGATTCCCGGAGTGGGTGTCGCGCTATGAGCCGCAGATGCAGTACAAGGGCTTCGGGCGCGCGCTGCGGCGCTCGGTGCTCAACACGGGCGCCAGCAATATTGATTCGCTGTACGATGCAGTGGGCCGCACGGGCGTGCCGGCGATGCTCATTTGGGGCAAGCAGGACAACACCACGCCGATTGCCGCGGCGGATCAGTTGATTCCGCGAATCCCGGGCATCGTGTTCCTGCCGGTGGACTCGGCGGGTCATCTGCCGGCGATGGAGCAGGGCGGGGTTGTGCATCCGGCGATGCTGGCGTTTTTCGCGGCGCACTAG
- a CDS encoding CDP-alcohol phosphatidyltransferase family protein, with the protein MKRTIGIVVQPGAFHLPNALSLTRLLGVPVLFVLVDVQPVGWFIALYAFLGLTDWLDGVLARAWNMTSEFGSRLDAIADLAYYLSTAYFAWRLFPDYVRPNLPYIIAVVALYPTLLLVGKLRAGRVVLPHTHLSRVAGAVVVVVVFLSFFIDATWWLRGTILLYGVAFVEQILMVWIFGDVPPDTRTILSLRR; encoded by the coding sequence GTGAAACGCACCATAGGGATTGTGGTGCAGCCTGGCGCATTCCATTTGCCGAACGCGCTGTCGCTCACGCGGCTGCTCGGCGTGCCGGTGCTGTTCGTGTTGGTAGATGTGCAACCCGTGGGATGGTTCATCGCGCTCTACGCGTTCTTGGGCCTCACGGATTGGCTCGATGGTGTGCTGGCGCGGGCGTGGAACATGACCAGCGAGTTTGGGTCACGGCTCGATGCCATCGCGGACCTGGCCTACTACCTGAGCACCGCGTACTTCGCCTGGCGGCTGTTTCCCGACTATGTGCGGCCTAACCTGCCGTACATCATCGCGGTGGTTGCGTTGTATCCCACGCTGCTGCTGGTCGGGAAGCTGCGCGCGGGGCGCGTGGTGCTGCCACACACGCATCTGAGCCGAGTCGCTGGCGCAGTGGTGGTGGTCGTGGTGTTTCTGTCGTTCTTCATTGACGCCACGTGGTGGCTGCGGGGGACGATCTTGCTGTACGGCGTGGCGTTCGTGGAGCAGATCCTGATGGTGTGGATCTTTGGCGATGTGCCGCCGGATACGCGGACGATTCTCTCGCTCCGACGCTGA
- a CDS encoding DUF2779 domain-containing protein has translation MTPPPPHTLSKSDFKLARSCPTKLYYRELKYPDTRETNDYLQLLAEGGYMVELLAKQLFPGGITLDYTKGALGSAEETQQLLDQASEPRAEITLFEATLLHGARMARVDVLRRGPTGFDLYEVKSSSIDTEDALKRIEKTGSAFRSLRKPFDIANDWREYLEDVTYQVSILRDLYPDVPVRAHLILMNKQALAAHDEMPSWFRILRRDDGRLHTAEFIGDPALVAESNLTVSFDVSAEVAELEPEVREAAEAFVASITPELRKIPPEIGAKCRACEFRVDDDEPKNGFRECWGARADASPHILGLYQGRDLLVTMIERGVDRVTDIPDDVLAQRSGAYAERQVIQVEHSRSGKEFVDDSLRHDIAGARYPLHFIDFEAARIAVPHHKGMTPYGQLAFQWSCHTQRAPGAPLVHREYLNTDPRWPNESFARTLREAVGDDGTLLVWSAFERSVLRTVAEELSALGSGDPELAGWLRLAALDAAPDGGRQLDMLKLCRKKYFHPAMEGSNSIKAVLDALWKHVPDVRSRFLELTGVEGDPELGPYAALPPIEINGAAQRVAEGTGAINAYFAMVYGVERDDPVAKEQWSRLLLEYCKLDTLAMVLVWEHWGRVTGAGR, from the coding sequence ATGACCCCACCGCCCCCCCACACCCTCTCCAAATCCGACTTCAAACTCGCCCGCAGTTGCCCCACCAAGCTCTACTACCGCGAGCTGAAGTACCCGGACACCCGCGAAACCAACGACTACCTCCAGCTCCTCGCTGAAGGCGGCTACATGGTCGAGCTGCTCGCCAAGCAGCTCTTCCCGGGCGGCATCACCCTCGACTACACCAAGGGCGCCCTAGGCTCCGCCGAGGAAACCCAGCAGCTCCTGGACCAGGCCAGCGAGCCTAGGGCAGAGATCACCCTCTTCGAGGCCACCCTGCTCCACGGCGCCCGGATGGCCCGCGTCGACGTCCTCCGCCGCGGCCCCACCGGCTTCGACCTCTACGAGGTCAAGTCCTCCTCCATCGACACCGAGGACGCCCTCAAGCGCATCGAGAAGACCGGCTCCGCCTTCCGCTCCCTCCGCAAGCCCTTCGACATCGCCAACGACTGGCGCGAGTACCTCGAGGACGTCACCTACCAGGTCAGCATCCTGCGCGACCTCTACCCGGACGTCCCCGTCCGCGCGCACCTGATCCTGATGAACAAGCAGGCCCTCGCCGCCCACGACGAGATGCCCTCCTGGTTCCGCATCCTCCGCCGCGACGACGGCCGCCTGCACACCGCGGAGTTCATCGGCGATCCTGCGCTCGTCGCCGAGTCGAACCTGACAGTCTCCTTCGATGTCTCCGCCGAGGTCGCCGAGCTGGAGCCGGAGGTCCGCGAGGCCGCCGAGGCGTTCGTCGCCTCGATCACGCCTGAGCTCCGCAAGATCCCGCCCGAGATCGGCGCCAAGTGCCGCGCCTGCGAGTTCCGCGTCGACGACGACGAACCCAAGAACGGCTTCCGCGAATGCTGGGGCGCACGAGCCGACGCCAGCCCGCACATCCTCGGCCTCTACCAGGGCCGCGACCTGCTCGTCACGATGATCGAGCGCGGCGTGGACCGCGTCACCGACATCCCCGACGACGTGCTCGCCCAGCGCTCCGGCGCCTACGCCGAGCGGCAGGTCATCCAGGTGGAGCACTCGCGCTCGGGCAAGGAGTTCGTGGACGACTCCCTGCGCCACGACATCGCCGGCGCGCGCTACCCCCTGCACTTCATTGACTTCGAGGCCGCCCGTATCGCCGTCCCACACCACAAGGGGATGACGCCCTACGGCCAGCTGGCCTTCCAGTGGAGCTGCCACACGCAGCGCGCGCCCGGCGCGCCGCTCGTGCATCGCGAGTACCTCAACACCGACCCGCGCTGGCCCAACGAGAGCTTCGCCCGCACGCTGCGCGAGGCCGTGGGTGATGACGGCACGCTGCTCGTCTGGTCCGCCTTCGAGCGCTCGGTGCTCCGTACCGTCGCCGAGGAACTCTCCGCACTCGGCAGCGGTGACCCCGAACTCGCCGGCTGGCTGCGGCTTGCCGCACTCGACGCCGCGCCCGACGGCGGCCGCCAGCTCGACATGCTCAAGCTCTGCCGCAAGAAGTACTTCCACCCGGCCATGGAAGGCAGCAACTCCATCAAGGCGGTGCTCGACGCGCTCTGGAAGCACGTGCCGGATGTGCGCTCGCGGTTCCTGGAGCTCACGGGGGTCGAGGGCGACCCGGAGCTTGGGCCCTATGCGGCGCTGCCGCCGATCGAGATCAACGGCGCCGCGCAGCGGGTGGCCGAGGGCACGGGGGCCATCAATGCGTACTTCGCGATGGTCTACGGCGTGGAGCGGGATGATCCGGTGGCCAAGGAGCAGTGGTCACGGCTGCTGCTGGAGTACTGCAAGCTCGATACGCTGGCGATGGTGCTTGTGTGGGAGCACTGGGGGCGGGTCACGGGCGCCGGGCGATAG
- a CDS encoding SIR2 family protein, whose protein sequence is MDPVDRPRSPDFAGVEFERYALALLTEAARAQRRALLLGSELPRAIAFADAFAPQGLFDLPGPCFVEVRLRYSDRLLEMVDRARTMIQDDPSFIIVLRDTKGPPERIAQNIVEKLPGVRVRVLGRHDLERLASQHPGAALPFARVNLQRAFESFAARSSDESQNDQYLTALRTAFTEDRLSLFVGAGVSRSAGYPDWPDLVRRLATKVFNNHSATPLSSEEHEEVQRFFEREVPASPLIVARLLRNSLGGGFADTVRGALYEGNGEARGSRLISALGALRMPQRGRLGVQAVVNYNFDDLLESELQARSIAYRVVLGEGDKPLRTELPVYHVHGFLPRKGQLSPLQKSALVLSEDAYHAQFADPFIWTNLTQLSLLRQSVCLFVGVSMTDPNHRRLLEITATKDASVRHYTIMRDHWASSSATKLGPRAQELARVFKGLEEASLSSLGISAIWVRSYDEIPMLLARLRS, encoded by the coding sequence ATGGATCCCGTCGACCGCCCGAGATCGCCGGACTTCGCGGGAGTGGAGTTCGAACGCTACGCGCTTGCGCTTCTCACTGAGGCGGCGCGTGCGCAAAGACGCGCCCTTCTGCTCGGAAGCGAACTCCCGCGAGCAATCGCCTTCGCGGACGCCTTCGCGCCCCAAGGACTGTTCGACCTCCCGGGCCCCTGCTTCGTCGAGGTCAGACTCCGGTACAGCGACCGCCTGCTCGAGATGGTAGATCGTGCACGTACGATGATTCAGGATGACCCGTCATTCATCATCGTCCTCCGCGACACCAAGGGGCCACCCGAGCGAATAGCTCAGAATATCGTGGAGAAACTTCCCGGAGTCCGTGTTCGCGTCCTCGGGCGCCACGACCTGGAACGCCTTGCGTCGCAACATCCGGGCGCCGCTTTGCCTTTCGCCCGGGTCAATCTACAGCGGGCGTTCGAGTCTTTCGCGGCACGATCCTCTGATGAAAGCCAGAACGATCAGTACCTAACCGCGCTGCGCACTGCGTTCACGGAGGACCGATTATCGCTCTTCGTCGGCGCCGGAGTCTCCCGTTCTGCTGGGTACCCCGACTGGCCAGACTTGGTGCGCCGCCTCGCAACCAAAGTGTTCAACAACCACTCCGCCACGCCCCTTTCGTCCGAAGAGCATGAGGAGGTTCAGCGCTTCTTCGAGCGTGAGGTCCCTGCGTCTCCGCTCATCGTTGCACGATTGCTCCGTAACAGCTTGGGCGGTGGCTTCGCGGATACGGTGCGCGGTGCTCTCTATGAGGGTAATGGAGAGGCGCGCGGTTCTCGATTGATCTCTGCTTTGGGAGCGCTACGTATGCCGCAGCGAGGGCGTCTCGGCGTACAAGCTGTTGTGAACTACAACTTCGATGATCTCTTGGAGTCCGAACTCCAAGCGCGTTCAATCGCCTATCGCGTTGTACTAGGAGAGGGCGACAAACCGCTCAGGACTGAGCTGCCCGTCTACCACGTGCACGGCTTCCTCCCTCGGAAGGGCCAGCTATCTCCCCTCCAGAAGAGCGCCCTCGTACTGAGTGAAGACGCGTATCACGCGCAGTTTGCAGATCCATTCATCTGGACCAATCTCACCCAGTTGTCGCTCCTGCGGCAGTCCGTCTGTCTCTTCGTGGGCGTTAGCATGACCGATCCGAATCACAGGCGACTTCTGGAGATCACCGCAACAAAGGATGCCAGTGTGCGCCATTACACCATAATGCGCGATCACTGGGCGAGCAGCTCCGCCACGAAGCTGGGACCTAGAGCGCAGGAGCTCGCGCGCGTGTTCAAAGGACTGGAAGAAGCATCGCTTTCCAGCCTCGGAATCTCGGCCATTTGGGTGCGCTCCTACGATGAGATCCCGATGCTACTGGCGCGACTGCGATCGTGA
- a CDS encoding restriction endonuclease, whose amino-acid sequence MPENKLREQDMRLIDELFDMGGGYVLDFTDRSFTYFFRDDLGIDIDHARFCTDGTSKAKRLRRLLRTADSKTCVKVLEALWEYRSAHLARRGLEEPRPALTPEFAKIVARLQGRSPVASQPARTASVFASLTAAQYSAFRSDLVALSALDPQPRGFAFEKFLKELFDASGLGARASFRLVGEQIDGSFELTNETYLLEAKWTGERTGAADLRSFNAKVEEKAAWSRGLFLSNSGFTDDGLEAFGRGKRVICMDGFDLYEVLERQIPVGEALALKARRAAESGHPFARIRDLFP is encoded by the coding sequence ATGCCCGAAAACAAGCTGCGCGAGCAGGATATGCGCCTCATCGATGAGCTTTTCGACATGGGGGGCGGCTACGTCCTGGACTTCACAGATCGCAGTTTCACGTACTTCTTCCGTGACGACCTAGGCATCGACATCGATCATGCGCGGTTTTGCACGGATGGCACGAGCAAGGCGAAGCGACTTCGTCGCTTGCTTCGCACCGCGGACTCAAAGACATGCGTGAAAGTGCTTGAGGCCTTGTGGGAGTACCGCAGCGCACATCTGGCCCGGCGCGGCCTCGAGGAGCCTCGGCCAGCGTTGACCCCAGAGTTCGCGAAGATTGTCGCGCGCCTTCAGGGGCGGTCCCCTGTCGCGTCGCAGCCTGCTCGAACAGCCTCAGTGTTCGCGTCACTCACTGCGGCGCAGTATTCCGCGTTTAGGTCCGACCTAGTGGCATTGAGCGCGCTCGACCCACAGCCGCGCGGCTTTGCCTTTGAGAAGTTCCTCAAGGAGCTCTTCGACGCGAGCGGACTCGGCGCCCGCGCTTCATTTCGCCTTGTCGGCGAACAGATTGATGGCAGCTTTGAGCTTACCAATGAGACTTATCTGCTGGAGGCAAAGTGGACCGGAGAGCGCACCGGCGCTGCTGACCTTCGTTCGTTTAATGCAAAGGTCGAAGAGAAGGCCGCTTGGAGCAGAGGCCTGTTCCTCAGCAACTCTGGCTTTACAGACGATGGACTCGAGGCGTTTGGGCGCGGCAAGCGCGTAATCTGTATGGATGGGTTCGATTTATACGAGGTGCTCGAACGCCAGATTCCTGTAGGAGAGGCGCTAGCACTAAAGGCGCGACGTGCTGCAGAGAGTGGTCACCCTTTCGCTCGCATCCGCGACCTTTTCCCATGA
- a CDS encoding carbohydrate binding family 9 domain-containing protein gives MLLSGAVAAQGPSNAPSPVYNGRARETNVTIPRTQAAFVIDGQLSESAWQGAATLTGFSQYSPVDRLPAADSTVVLVAYDDHAIYFGIRAFESHGGVVATLADRDRIFSNDHVEIFLDTFDDRRRALLFGVNAFGIQSDGTFVEGTGADRTPDFLFESKGRLTEFGYEVEVRIPFKSLRYESKSTHQWGIQVIRRVMHSGVEDTWTATERGATSFLEQSGRLVGLTDLRRGLVMDVNPTVIASSPGGPRSDTDPTWRYQQPKPDFGGLVRWGVTPNVSLTATANPDFSQVESDVGQTIFDPRSGIAFPERRPFFLEANENFQVPNGLIFTRRIIDPVGAAKLSGKVGGNNIGFLSAVDEGGTAEDPLFNILRLRRDVGPGSTLGMVYTDRVQGSDYNRVAAVDTRLLLGDRYVLSGQLGTSFTRRGDVQADGRPLFDVRLVKTGRERGFTAFFTGFHPEFETASGFIPRTGILRLVFQPRRTWFPENSVFQSISFQPISDNTWEWDRFTRGTEPNDIKMNTVTSAVLRGGWNGHIYTWTETFKYPAFLYTNYFVERRDALGAVTDTVPFVGTDRLTNLGVNTRLGTPQWKRFSASVDLTAGQDDNFDEWSSAWILYTTIDLQWQPTEQIRVNGRFLEQRVMRKSDGSLVRLRSIPRLRVEYQVSRAVFLRFVGQYDGLTVDELRDDSRSGDPILIRTATGFRRATAIDRGGLRADWLFSYQPNPGTVLFAGYGANVGSDEFRPTNLTRTSDGFFVKLSYLFRTR, from the coding sequence ATGCTCCTTTCGGGAGCGGTCGCCGCCCAAGGGCCATCGAACGCCCCTAGCCCTGTCTATAACGGTCGCGCGCGCGAGACCAACGTCACCATCCCACGGACGCAGGCCGCGTTCGTCATCGATGGACAGCTCAGCGAGAGCGCCTGGCAAGGCGCAGCGACGCTCACCGGATTCTCGCAGTACAGCCCGGTCGACCGCTTGCCGGCCGCCGACTCCACTGTGGTGCTCGTCGCCTACGACGACCACGCCATCTACTTCGGCATCCGCGCCTTCGAGTCGCACGGCGGCGTCGTGGCCACGCTCGCCGACCGCGACCGGATCTTCAGCAACGACCACGTCGAGATCTTTCTCGACACCTTCGACGACCGTCGCCGCGCCCTGTTGTTCGGCGTGAACGCCTTCGGCATCCAAAGCGACGGCACCTTTGTCGAAGGGACGGGCGCGGACCGCACGCCCGATTTCCTCTTTGAGTCCAAGGGCCGCCTGACGGAGTTCGGATACGAAGTCGAAGTGCGCATCCCGTTCAAGAGCCTCCGCTACGAGTCCAAGTCCACGCATCAGTGGGGCATCCAGGTGATACGCCGCGTGATGCATTCGGGCGTGGAGGACACGTGGACCGCCACCGAGCGGGGTGCGACATCGTTCCTGGAGCAGAGCGGCCGGCTCGTGGGGCTCACGGACCTGCGGCGTGGACTCGTGATGGACGTGAACCCCACCGTCATTGCCAGTTCGCCCGGCGGTCCCCGCAGCGACACAGACCCGACCTGGCGCTACCAGCAGCCGAAGCCGGACTTCGGCGGCCTCGTGCGCTGGGGCGTGACCCCGAACGTGTCGCTCACCGCGACCGCGAACCCCGACTTCTCGCAGGTCGAGTCCGACGTCGGCCAGACCATCTTCGATCCGCGCTCAGGCATCGCCTTCCCCGAGCGGCGCCCGTTCTTCCTCGAGGCCAACGAGAACTTCCAGGTCCCCAACGGGCTCATCTTCACTCGTCGGATCATCGACCCCGTCGGCGCGGCCAAGCTCAGCGGCAAGGTCGGCGGCAACAACATCGGATTCCTCTCAGCGGTCGATGAGGGCGGCACCGCCGAGGACCCGCTGTTCAATATCCTGCGCTTGCGACGCGATGTTGGTCCCGGGTCCACACTCGGGATGGTCTACACGGACCGCGTGCAGGGCAGCGACTACAATCGGGTCGCTGCCGTCGACACCCGGCTCCTCCTCGGCGACCGGTATGTGTTGAGCGGCCAGCTCGGAACCAGCTTCACCCGCCGCGGTGACGTCCAGGCCGACGGCCGTCCGCTATTCGATGTGCGCCTCGTGAAGACCGGGCGCGAGCGCGGCTTCACCGCGTTCTTCACGGGATTCCATCCGGAGTTCGAGACCGCCAGCGGATTCATCCCACGCACCGGCATCCTCCGCCTTGTCTTTCAGCCCCGGCGCACGTGGTTCCCCGAGAACAGCGTCTTCCAGTCCATCTCCTTCCAGCCCATCTCCGACAACACCTGGGAATGGGACCGGTTCACGCGCGGCACCGAGCCGAACGACATCAAGATGAACACCGTCACCTCCGCGGTGCTGCGCGGCGGATGGAACGGCCACATCTATACGTGGACGGAGACCTTCAAGTACCCGGCGTTCCTCTACACCAACTACTTCGTCGAGCGCCGCGACGCGCTCGGCGCGGTGACCGACACCGTGCCCTTCGTCGGCACCGACCGGCTCACGAACCTCGGGGTGAACACGCGCCTTGGCACGCCGCAATGGAAGCGCTTCTCGGCGTCGGTGGATCTGACCGCCGGGCAGGACGACAACTTCGATGAGTGGTCGTCGGCGTGGATCCTGTACACGACCATCGACCTTCAGTGGCAGCCGACGGAGCAGATCCGCGTGAACGGGCGGTTCCTTGAGCAGCGGGTGATGCGGAAGAGCGATGGGTCGCTGGTGCGGCTGCGGTCGATTCCGCGGTTGCGGGTGGAGTATCAGGTCTCGCGCGCCGTGTTTCTGCGATTCGTGGGGCAGTATGATGGGCTCACCGTCGATGAGCTGCGCGATGATTCGCGGTCTGGGGATCCCATCCTCATCCGGACCGCGACTGGGTTTCGTCGGGCGACGGCAATCGATCGCGGTGGGTTGCGGGCGGATTGGCTGTTTTCGTATCAGCCGAATCCGGGGACGGTGTTGTTTGCCGGGTATGGGGCGAATGTCGGCAGTGATGAGTTCCGGCCGACGAATCTGACGCGGACGAGTGATGGGTTTTTTGTGAAGTTGAGTTATCTGTTTCGGACGCGGTAG
- a CDS encoding DUF1304 domain-containing protein: MLAHLRDAVVLLVALLHIYILVLEMFLWTTPRGRRTFGLTPEFAEQSKVLAANQGLYNGFLAAGLLWGLSLREQGQGIVLFFLICVLVAGLYGAATANKRILFVQAVPAALGLVLLWLA; encoded by the coding sequence ATGCTCGCCCATCTCCGTGACGCCGTCGTGCTCCTCGTGGCCCTGCTGCACATCTATATACTCGTGCTCGAGATGTTTCTCTGGACCACGCCCCGCGGCCGACGCACGTTCGGACTCACGCCGGAGTTCGCCGAACAGTCCAAGGTCCTGGCCGCCAACCAAGGCCTCTACAACGGCTTCCTCGCCGCCGGCCTGCTGTGGGGACTGTCGCTGCGCGAACAGGGGCAGGGGATCGTGCTGTTCTTCCTGATATGTGTGCTAGTGGCCGGACTCTACGGCGCGGCAACGGCCAACAAGCGCATTCTGTTCGTGCAGGCAGTCCCGGCGGCGCTCGGGCTCGTGTTGCTCTGGCTCGCGTAG